A genomic window from Candidatus Dependentiae bacterium includes:
- a CDS encoding ABC transporter permease, translating to MISGASLWAVVLRHTRMWRRDPNFLLGSLYWPVLDILIWGFLGSWIQQARGGQFDNYEVAALLGILLWQIIGRGCNIMCVTFAEELWSNNVINLFSLPLRIGEWIAASVVFTIIMMTITTSTCMLFIALLYNVSLWSIILNYLLFLPPIFFSSMWLAFICLSILVTLGKRGAELGFVIAWFLMPFSGAYYPVAVLPKWGQALSSYLPMSSVFEGMRGYVMHQQDPTAYLIKGYALSIPYAISSLLLFVYCFNRSKRKGLARLAD from the coding sequence ATGATTTCAGGTGCATCGTTATGGGCAGTGGTTCTTCGTCATACACGTATGTGGCGACGAGATCCTAATTTTCTTTTAGGTAGCCTTTATTGGCCCGTTCTTGATATACTTATTTGGGGTTTTTTAGGATCATGGATCCAGCAAGCGCGTGGGGGTCAGTTTGATAATTACGAAGTCGCTGCGCTGCTAGGCATTCTTTTATGGCAAATAATCGGTCGGGGTTGCAATATTATGTGTGTAACATTTGCTGAAGAGCTTTGGTCAAATAACGTAATAAACTTATTTTCTTTGCCTTTACGCATAGGTGAGTGGATAGCTGCTAGTGTAGTATTTACTATAATTATGATGACTATTACCACAAGCACATGCATGTTGTTTATAGCGCTTTTGTATAACGTATCTCTGTGGTCTATTATTTTGAATTACTTGCTTTTTTTGCCGCCTATCTTTTTCTCTAGCATGTGGCTGGCTTTTATCTGCTTATCTATACTTGTTACTCTTGGAAAGCGTGGCGCTGAGCTTGGCTTTGTCATAGCGTGGTTTTTGATGCCCTTTAGTGGCGCTTATTACCCAGTAGCGGTATTGCCTAAGTGGGGACAAGCTTTGAGCAGTTATTTGCCCATGAGCTCTGTTTTTGAAGGTATGCGAGGATATGTCATGCATCAGCAAGATCCAACAGCTTATTTAATTAAGGGCTACGCCCTAAGTATTCCGTACGCAATTAGTTCACTTCTGTTATTTGTCTACTGCTTTAATCGAAGTAAGAGAAAAGGCCTTGCCCGTTTGGCAGATTAA
- a CDS encoding ABC transporter ATP-binding protein, translating into MSVLKVDNLTKIFVSGLWPFKKPQLYTAVNNISFDLKAGEILGFLGSNGAGKTTTIQMLLGTLTPSSGSMSYFGTDFRLFRIAALKKVGYASGYDKLPARLTVAENLDVVGRIYGIAEPYRSQQIEKLLKTFDMWPMRDRQTGTLSAGQATRVMLAKAFIADPQVVLLDEPTASLDPDIAREVRQFILAQRAERGTSILITSHNMSEVTELCDRVLVLKKGSIIANNTPTELAQSISKIHLHLIISSGLNRAREYLQNAQLPFSAKDNQLSIELDEHVIAQVLAYFGEHKIIYSHISIDKPTLEDYFLSMAKQETSL; encoded by the coding sequence ATGTCAGTCCTTAAAGTAGATAATCTTACTAAAATATTTGTTTCTGGTTTATGGCCGTTTAAAAAGCCACAACTCTACACAGCTGTCAATAACATCTCTTTTGACCTTAAAGCGGGTGAGATCTTAGGTTTTCTAGGCTCAAACGGTGCAGGTAAGACAACAACTATTCAAATGCTCTTGGGTACTTTAACACCCAGCTCTGGCTCAATGAGCTATTTCGGTACGGACTTTAGGCTATTTCGTATTGCAGCACTCAAGAAGGTTGGTTATGCTAGTGGGTATGATAAACTTCCTGCCCGACTAACCGTGGCTGAAAATCTTGATGTCGTTGGGCGTATTTATGGCATTGCTGAGCCTTATCGCTCGCAGCAGATCGAAAAGTTGCTCAAGACTTTTGATATGTGGCCAATGCGTGACCGTCAGACGGGAACTCTTTCAGCTGGTCAAGCAACACGTGTGATGCTTGCAAAAGCATTTATTGCTGATCCTCAGGTAGTGTTGCTTGATGAACCAACAGCTTCGCTTGACCCTGATATTGCTCGTGAAGTGCGTCAATTTATTTTGGCTCAACGCGCAGAACGTGGTACTTCGATATTAATAACGTCGCACAATATGAGCGAAGTAACCGAGCTTTGTGATCGGGTATTAGTGCTCAAAAAAGGCTCTATTATCGCAAACAATACTCCAACTGAGCTTGCACAATCAATTTCAAAAATTCACCTTCATTTGATTATTTCTAGTGGCCTTAATCGTGCGCGTGAATATCTACAGAATGCACAGCTACCATTTAGTGCAAAAGATAATCAACTATCGATTGAACTTGATGAGCATGTCATTGCTCAGGTGCTTGCTTATTTTGGTGAGCATAAGATTATTTATTCACATATTTCAATTGATAAGCCGACACTTGAAGATTACTTTTTAAGCATGGCAAAACAGGAAACAAGCTTATGA
- a CDS encoding aminoglycoside phosphotransferase family protein: MQNLISFYKQRLNLQDATFQLIDHVDATVAIVFKVSLPTGIQFILKICTRPKDFANEVYFLNYFSTILPVPRIIKVVQTEATTNGAILMECLPGTILKSKDLSVSLAYEIGSLLVRVHLNRMTGYGDLSQLDNLSPDPRINFSLKFEEALTECRDHLPSSIIEQCRHYFDTHLDLLPTVDGPCITHRDFRPGNIIVFDGKLQGIIDWSAARSSFAEEDFCFLEHGDWPMSSINKQSFFEGYASIRPIPDYTAIMPLLRINRAIAVIGFTIKQGTWQNKLSSVYQFHPQFLETFFNTL; encoded by the coding sequence ATGCAAAATCTTATCTCTTTCTATAAACAGCGTCTTAACCTTCAAGATGCTACGTTTCAACTTATTGATCACGTTGATGCTACTGTTGCGATTGTTTTTAAAGTAAGCTTGCCTACAGGTATCCAATTCATTTTAAAAATATGCACTCGACCTAAAGATTTCGCAAATGAAGTATATTTCTTGAACTATTTTTCCACTATATTACCGGTACCTCGTATTATAAAAGTTGTGCAGACTGAAGCAACTACTAATGGTGCTATTTTGATGGAATGTCTGCCAGGAACAATACTTAAGTCTAAAGACCTTTCAGTATCTTTAGCTTATGAAATCGGTTCATTGCTCGTGCGCGTCCATCTTAACCGAATGACTGGTTATGGAGACTTATCCCAGTTAGACAATTTAAGCCCTGATCCACGTATTAACTTTTCTCTTAAATTTGAAGAAGCACTAACCGAATGCAGAGATCATCTACCGAGTAGTATTATTGAACAATGTCGCCATTATTTTGATACACACCTTGATCTTTTGCCTACAGTTGATGGTCCGTGCATTACTCATCGTGATTTTCGACCCGGCAATATAATAGTTTTTGATGGCAAACTTCAAGGAATCATTGATTGGTCAGCAGCGCGATCAAGCTTTGCGGAAGAAGATTTTTGTTTTCTTGAGCATGGAGATTGGCCTATGAGCTCTATCAATAAACAATCATTTTTCGAGGGATACGCAAGTATTCGCCCCATTCCTGATTATACTGCAATAATGCCACTCTTACGTATAAATAGAGCAATTGCTGTAATTGGCTTTACTATTAAACAAGGAACATGGCAAAATAAGCTTTCCAGCGTGTATCAATTCCATCCGCAATTTCTTGAAACATTTTTTAATACATTGTGA
- a CDS encoding alpha/beta fold hydrolase: MSDKKQFSYDEKEVTYENKSAGITLAGTFTAPSSAEKHPAVLLVSGMGAMDRDGTFYGHKPMLMVADYLTKHGICVLRFDKRGVGKSTGTFDLNVTSNDLANDVLAGIEYLKTCPEVNTKQIGLIGFSEGGFISSMVASRSKDVSFIALMSGAVANDIESMVEQSATQLRFDGASPDIIEKDGAIRKQVLEIVTSQTDALKAEKQLRELLDGYWNQLTEQQKSEANTLLFAFSKPKFDAQISTYNSPWYRFYLGYTTTNALSNISVPVLAINGEFDFMPPRLIFPIIRNAMNKADNKDHTLLELPNLNHAMKTCKTGSIAEYATLEEAISPRVLQAVTDWIIKRTITAN, encoded by the coding sequence ATGAGTGATAAGAAACAGTTTTCATACGATGAAAAAGAAGTAACCTATGAAAACAAGTCTGCAGGAATTACATTAGCAGGAACTTTTACAGCACCCTCATCAGCCGAAAAACATCCAGCCGTGTTACTTGTTTCGGGTATGGGTGCAATGGATCGCGATGGCACTTTTTATGGCCATAAGCCTATGCTTATGGTAGCTGACTATTTAACGAAGCATGGAATTTGTGTACTGCGATTCGATAAACGCGGTGTAGGCAAATCAACAGGGACATTTGATCTTAACGTTACCAGTAATGATCTAGCCAATGATGTGCTCGCAGGTATTGAATATTTAAAAACATGTCCTGAAGTTAACACTAAGCAGATTGGTTTAATTGGGTTTAGTGAAGGTGGCTTTATTTCATCAATGGTAGCCTCCCGCTCAAAAGATGTTTCTTTTATTGCTTTAATGTCAGGTGCTGTAGCAAATGACATAGAGTCAATGGTCGAACAGAGTGCAACTCAACTACGCTTTGATGGAGCATCTCCTGATATTATAGAAAAAGATGGAGCGATCAGAAAACAGGTTCTTGAAATCGTAACTTCTCAAACAGATGCGCTTAAAGCCGAAAAGCAATTGCGTGAACTGCTTGATGGGTATTGGAATCAATTAACAGAGCAACAAAAAAGCGAAGCTAATACATTGCTTTTTGCTTTTTCTAAACCTAAGTTTGACGCTCAAATCAGCACCTATAATTCACCTTGGTATCGCTTTTATTTGGGATATACTACTACTAATGCATTAAGCAATATTTCTGTACCTGTCTTGGCTATTAATGGAGAGTTTGACTTTATGCCACCACGTCTCATTTTTCCAATTATTCGTAATGCTATGAATAAAGCAGATAATAAAGACCATACTCTTCTTGAATTGCCAAACTTAAACCATGCTATGAAAACGTGCAAAACTGGTTCAATTGCAGAATATGCAACCCTTGAAGAAGCCATTTCTCCAAGAGTACTGCAAGCTGTTACTGATTGGATCATCAAGCGTACAATTACTGCAAACTAA
- a CDS encoding ATP-binding protein, giving the protein MTGAIKLLPKGIQSFQKIRGNYIYVDKTKQIYDIISQGSYYFLSRPRRFGKSLLISTLKELFSGNKELFKGLWIEQSDYDWCTYTVIQLNLSALATTSGQALYNDLVWKIEEIARSYSIDVNQAPSLQTKFTSLVEQLAKINKIVILVDEYDYPIINNIAKSDVALECRNILRDFFGVIKDLDAHIHFVFITGVSKFSKTSIFSGLNNLEDITLYPQADTLLGYTFEEVSTYFNFYIKKIAVQKKKTSVEILSELKHWYNGYQFSEEQQHKIYNPYSVLLFLGSGRFLNYWFETGTPSFLLNLIKNKQFSVTQLDFIELGFNELGTIEIEDIPIATLLFQTGYLTIKSYNSETENYKLGFPNFEVESSFLKHLLKLFSRVDLSTINEFSVKLKKSLEHNNVDLFCRLLQTFFADIPSGIQIPHLEKYYQTILFILAKVLNLSVNVEVMTNIGRIDMTIETLTHIFIFEFKVQGSAQEALQQIEEKNYHQKYLMNNKEIVLVGVKFDMKKRNLYEWLIKEVIQ; this is encoded by the coding sequence ATGACGGGTGCTATAAAGTTATTGCCTAAAGGTATTCAATCTTTTCAAAAGATTAGAGGCAACTATATTTACGTAGATAAAACTAAACAAATTTATGATATTATCAGTCAGGGTTCTTATTATTTTCTTTCTCGTCCTCGTCGTTTTGGCAAGTCACTGCTTATATCAACGCTCAAAGAGCTTTTTTCAGGAAATAAAGAGCTTTTTAAAGGATTATGGATAGAGCAAAGTGATTATGACTGGTGTACCTATACAGTAATACAACTAAATTTATCGGCTCTTGCTACAACAAGTGGTCAAGCGTTGTATAATGATCTTGTGTGGAAAATTGAAGAGATTGCACGCAGTTATAGTATTGACGTAAATCAAGCACCTTCTTTGCAGACAAAATTTACAAGTCTTGTAGAGCAACTTGCAAAAATTAATAAAATAGTAATTTTGGTAGATGAATATGATTATCCTATAATTAATAATATAGCAAAAAGTGACGTTGCGCTTGAGTGTAGAAATATATTACGGGACTTTTTTGGTGTTATAAAAGATTTAGATGCGCATATACATTTTGTTTTTATTACAGGAGTAAGCAAGTTTTCAAAAACTTCAATATTTTCTGGTTTGAATAATTTAGAGGATATTACTTTATATCCTCAAGCAGATACTCTTTTAGGATATACTTTTGAAGAAGTATCAACTTATTTTAACTTCTATATAAAAAAGATTGCTGTACAAAAAAAGAAAACAAGTGTGGAAATTTTAAGCGAATTAAAGCACTGGTATAATGGCTATCAGTTTAGCGAAGAACAACAACATAAAATATATAATCCATACTCTGTTCTTTTGTTTTTAGGTAGTGGAAGGTTTCTAAACTATTGGTTTGAAACAGGTACCCCTTCATTTCTTTTAAATCTTATAAAAAATAAGCAATTTTCCGTAACTCAATTAGATTTTATTGAACTGGGCTTCAATGAATTAGGTACAATTGAGATTGAAGATATACCTATAGCTACTCTTCTTTTTCAAACAGGGTATCTCACGATTAAAAGCTATAATTCAGAAACTGAAAACTACAAACTGGGGTTTCCCAATTTTGAAGTAGAGTCTTCTTTTCTTAAGCATCTGCTAAAGCTATTTTCTCGTGTTGATTTAAGTACAATTAATGAATTTTCTGTAAAGTTAAAAAAGTCACTTGAGCACAATAACGTTGATCTTTTCTGTAGATTATTACAAACCTTCTTTGCTGATATTCCCTCAGGCATACAAATACCTCATTTAGAGAAATACTATCAAACTATACTGTTTATACTTGCTAAAGTTTTAAACTTGTCTGTTAATGTCGAAGTAATGACAAATATTGGTAGAATAGATATGACCATAGAAACCTTAACGCATATTTTTATTTTTGAATTTAAGGTGCAAGGTTCAGCTCAAGAAGCTTTGCAACAAATAGAAGAAAAGAATTATCACCAAAAATATTTAATGAATAACAAAGAAATAGTTCTTGTAGGAGTCAAGTTTGATATGAAAAAAAGAAATCTGTATGAATGGCTTATTAAGGAAGTTATTCAGTAG
- a CDS encoding F0F1 ATP synthase subunit alpha, whose product MEIKSTDLISLFEKSLSNMPEQNLNEIGFVVQVGDTFCKIHGLTRAVYGELIEFDGGNRGIIMNLDEDSVSVFLLQSHTQVAELEIARRTGGVFKTPVGTGLLGRVISAVGQPLDALGDIVAQEYRPIEVTIPGIIERSPINEPLETGLLALDALVPIGKGQRELIIGNRSTGKTSIALDIMLNQKDKNVICIYVSIGQRQANLARIVRLLEDKGALSYCVIIGADASETALDRYLAPYVACTIGEYFRDQKQDVLIIYDDLSNHAIAYREMSLLMRRAPGREAYPGDVFYLHSRLLERAGKLAVGGSLTALPIVQVQGDDITGYIPTNLISITDGQIFLDTKLFNSGVRPAINVELSISRVGGAAQTKAVKKMSRALRLELAQYQELLGFSQFGTELDPISQKRLKRGAVAYEILKQKQFMNYSFVDEALLLMLLRDNFLDDLDIKLVRSFSLQFISYIKSIYPDLYKAIFHSGDISDTQLVELRHITLEFKQLFIPA is encoded by the coding sequence ATGGAAATAAAGAGCACGGATCTTATTTCGCTTTTTGAAAAATCACTCTCAAATATGCCTGAGCAAAATCTTAATGAAATTGGATTTGTTGTTCAGGTAGGTGACACTTTTTGTAAAATTCATGGACTAACACGTGCTGTCTACGGAGAGCTCATAGAATTTGATGGTGGCAACCGCGGTATTATAATGAATCTTGATGAAGATTCTGTATCAGTTTTTTTATTGCAATCTCATACACAAGTAGCAGAGCTTGAAATTGCTCGTCGTACTGGTGGTGTATTTAAAACTCCTGTAGGTACTGGTTTGCTTGGCCGTGTGATAAGCGCAGTAGGTCAACCGTTAGATGCCCTAGGGGATATTGTAGCGCAAGAGTATAGGCCTATAGAGGTAACTATACCGGGCATTATAGAGCGTAGTCCTATTAATGAGCCACTCGAGACGGGGCTACTGGCACTTGATGCTTTAGTGCCTATTGGTAAAGGGCAACGTGAGCTTATTATTGGTAATAGAAGTACCGGTAAAACTTCTATTGCTCTTGATATTATGCTCAACCAAAAAGATAAAAACGTTATCTGTATTTATGTTTCTATAGGGCAACGACAAGCAAATTTAGCTCGTATTGTACGTCTGCTTGAAGACAAAGGTGCTCTTTCATATTGTGTTATAATAGGTGCTGATGCTAGTGAAACTGCTTTAGACAGATACTTAGCACCTTACGTTGCATGTACTATAGGTGAATACTTTAGAGATCAAAAGCAAGACGTTTTAATTATTTATGATGATCTAAGTAATCATGCTATTGCTTACCGAGAAATGTCATTACTTATGCGTCGTGCTCCAGGACGTGAAGCTTATCCCGGGGACGTTTTTTACTTGCACTCACGTTTGCTTGAGCGCGCGGGTAAGTTAGCTGTTGGTGGATCGCTTACTGCACTCCCTATTGTGCAGGTGCAAGGTGACGACATAACAGGCTATATTCCTACAAACTTAATATCTATTACTGATGGACAAATATTTTTAGATACAAAGTTGTTTAATAGTGGTGTAAGGCCAGCAATAAACGTTGAGCTTTCTATATCACGTGTAGGTGGTGCTGCTCAAACTAAAGCAGTTAAAAAAATGAGCAGAGCGCTCCGTTTAGAACTTGCCCAATATCAAGAACTACTTGGTTTTTCTCAATTTGGTACAGAGTTAGACCCTATATCTCAAAAAAGATTAAAGCGTGGTGCCGTTGCTTACGAAATTCTTAAACAAAAACAGTTTATGAACTATTCGTTTGTCGATGAGGCTTTGCTGCTTATGTTGCTACGAGATAACTTTTTAGATGATCTAGACATTAAGCTTGTACGTAGTTTTTCTTTGCAGTTTATAAGCTATATTAAGTCTATTTACCCAGACTTATATAAAGCAATCTTTCATTCAGGTGATATTAGTGATACGCAATTAGTTGAGTTGCGTCATATAACGTTAGAATTTAAACAACTCTTTATTCCGGCATAA
- the atpH gene encoding ATP synthase F1 subunit delta has translation MDIMQRVLAKKYAHAFLNVLDHTLTLEVMAQIEHFVAFIEQRKTALFYLQLALVGDAIKKESLLKVLQQFKLESLGEKLIELLLSHKRLFLIPEVFNFIVQLAHEQRNMLSFKAESSHELAPKQINELKKFLASQTGKNITLSARIDKTLIAGIRLISPTFEWEHSIRKQLRALSHMR, from the coding sequence ATGGATATAATGCAACGTGTACTAGCTAAAAAATATGCTCACGCCTTTTTAAATGTACTTGATCATACGTTGACACTGGAAGTAATGGCTCAGATTGAACACTTTGTAGCTTTTATAGAACAACGGAAAACAGCTTTATTTTATCTTCAGCTTGCTCTTGTTGGTGATGCTATAAAAAAGGAATCTTTACTTAAAGTATTACAGCAATTTAAGCTTGAGAGCCTAGGCGAAAAACTGATTGAACTTTTGCTATCTCATAAACGGTTATTTTTAATTCCAGAAGTATTTAACTTTATTGTACAACTTGCTCATGAACAAAGGAATATGCTGTCTTTTAAAGCAGAAAGTTCTCATGAACTAGCTCCAAAGCAGATCAACGAACTAAAAAAATTTTTAGCATCTCAAACAGGTAAAAACATAACGCTTTCAGCGCGTATTGATAAAACTCTTATAGCAGGCATTAGGCTTATAAGCCCTACTTTCGAGTGGGAACATTCAATACGTAAGCAATTACGAGCACTCAGTCATATGCGTTAA
- the atpE gene encoding ATP synthase F0 subunit C translates to MVADVSTLKIAAYIGAAFVMGIGTIGPALGQGLIGSKACENIGKYPESSGRIRTLMIVAMAFIETSAIYALLIAVILIFAV, encoded by the coding sequence ATGGTAGCAGATGTTAGTACTCTAAAGATTGCAGCTTATATTGGTGCAGCTTTTGTTATGGGTATAGGAACAATTGGACCTGCGCTTGGCCAAGGGCTTATTGGTTCAAAAGCATGTGAAAATATTGGTAAATATCCTGAAAGTTCTGGTCGTATAAGAACGTTAATGATCGTTGCTATGGCTTTTATTGAAACGTCAGCTATCTATGCGTTGTTAATTGCTGTTATATTAATATTTGCAGTATAA
- a CDS encoding deoxynucleoside kinase, translating to MHAQKTVKHFVIEGNIGAGKSTFLKIIHQYLTAQIVYEPHEKWQNVGGENLLELFYADPKRWAYTFQTYAFITRIMAQQEAALKAHEPFQVLERSVYSDRYCFAYNCFEMGLITQLEWQLYQEWFSWLVDKYTAQPSGFIYLQTDPEVCFKRLQKRNRSEEQAVSLDYLTLLHAKHESWLVGKQGIAANLKQVPVLILECNEEFENNPRVQKEHMIKIAQFLDQEYAIPLTTSMQNHISI from the coding sequence ATGCATGCTCAAAAAACAGTAAAGCATTTTGTAATTGAAGGTAATATTGGAGCGGGCAAGTCTACTTTTTTAAAAATAATACATCAGTATCTTACTGCTCAAATAGTGTATGAGCCTCATGAAAAGTGGCAAAATGTAGGTGGTGAGAATCTTCTTGAGCTTTTTTATGCAGATCCTAAAAGATGGGCCTATACTTTTCAGACCTATGCTTTTATAACACGTATTATGGCACAACAGGAGGCAGCTCTTAAAGCTCATGAACCATTTCAAGTGCTTGAGCGTTCAGTTTATTCTGATAGATACTGTTTTGCTTATAACTGTTTTGAAATGGGTCTTATAACTCAACTTGAATGGCAGCTCTATCAAGAGTGGTTTTCTTGGCTTGTAGATAAGTATACTGCGCAACCAAGCGGTTTTATTTATTTACAAACTGATCCAGAGGTATGTTTTAAACGATTACAAAAAAGAAATAGATCAGAAGAGCAGGCTGTTTCTCTTGATTATTTAACGCTACTCCATGCTAAACATGAGTCATGGTTGGTTGGCAAACAGGGTATAGCAGCTAATTTAAAGCAAGTACCGGTGTTGATACTAGAATGTAATGAAGAGTTTGAAAATAACCCGCGTGTTCAAAAAGAGCATATGATAAAAATTGCACAGTTTTTAGACCAAGAGTATGCTATACCACTAACAACAAGTATGCAAAATCATATTAGTATATAA